In one window of Longimicrobium sp. DNA:
- a CDS encoding restriction endonuclease, whose translation MPHWKEFEKLIARLHAAALPNVKVEHDVRLRGQSGRDRQIDVLLTTNVGFYPVRIAIECKKERRLIGIGAVGEFAEKLGDVGIAQGVMVARGFDSGAKAAADRHFIRLLSYRDANTADWQNLLTSNWISLDQVRVEWTLLATLFENENVAGEIPLTALIVDESHGIGTLGNFFDSLRRDVAHNKALIGKFGLDIQPNRSWTLQWEQRCESVKGFHLEGVKEVREFIINLALASGHVIEENGTRQVRIAEMMSESLNVERDLAPHLGRTLTPEEYRARAEHIHTVSFDTPTDAKQIGLQLGIRM comes from the coding sequence ATGCCTCACTGGAAAGAGTTCGAGAAGCTGATCGCGCGCCTGCATGCGGCTGCATTGCCCAATGTGAAGGTCGAGCACGATGTGCGGCTACGCGGGCAGTCAGGTCGTGATCGCCAGATCGATGTTCTCCTCACGACCAACGTTGGCTTTTACCCGGTTCGGATTGCAATTGAATGCAAGAAGGAAAGACGACTTATCGGCATCGGCGCAGTTGGTGAGTTTGCCGAAAAACTCGGAGATGTGGGAATCGCCCAAGGCGTAATGGTCGCTCGCGGATTCGATTCTGGAGCAAAGGCTGCGGCAGACAGGCATTTCATCCGTTTGCTTTCATATCGCGATGCGAATACCGCGGACTGGCAAAATCTACTTACATCGAACTGGATATCGCTCGACCAAGTGCGTGTAGAGTGGACGTTGCTGGCGACACTTTTCGAAAACGAAAATGTGGCCGGCGAAATTCCCCTCACTGCGCTGATTGTTGACGAAAGTCATGGGATCGGCACCTTGGGCAACTTCTTCGACTCACTTCGTCGAGATGTTGCGCACAACAAAGCCTTAATCGGTAAATTCGGATTGGACATTCAACCCAATCGTTCTTGGACGCTTCAATGGGAGCAGCGTTGCGAGTCGGTGAAAGGCTTTCATCTTGAAGGTGTCAAAGAAGTACGTGAGTTCATTATCAATCTGGCATTAGCGTCAGGTCACGTGATTGAGGAGAACGGCACGCGGCAAGTCAGAATTGCAGAGATGATGTCGGAGTCTCTGAATGTCGAACGAGACCTAGCTCCGCACCTCGGTCGGACCTTGACTCCCGAAGAGTACAGAGCTCGCGCTGAGCATATACATACCGTTTCGTTCGACACTCCCACGGACGCGAAGCAAATTGGGCTGCAACTCGGGATCAGAATGTAA
- a CDS encoding YraN family protein codes for MDAPRTLGSQNKPMGDRGERMAAEHLERAGWTVLARNFRIGHREVDLVARRGEVVAFVEVKTRAGLGYGHPLEAITLKKRREIQVVAQCWVDRHGREGDVYRYDAIAVLLPTGGDPTIEHVEDAWRM; via the coding sequence ATGGACGCGCCGCGGACGCTGGGCTCGCAGAACAAGCCGATGGGCGACCGCGGCGAGCGCATGGCCGCGGAGCACCTGGAGCGCGCCGGGTGGACGGTGCTGGCGCGCAACTTCCGCATCGGGCACCGTGAGGTCGACCTCGTCGCGCGCCGCGGCGAGGTCGTGGCGTTCGTGGAGGTGAAGACGCGCGCCGGCCTGGGCTACGGCCATCCCCTCGAGGCCATCACCCTCAAGAAGCGCCGCGAGATTCAGGTGGTCGCCCAGTGCTGGGTCGACCGCCACGGCCGCGAGGGCGACGTCTACCGCTACGACGCCATCGCCGTGCTCCTCCCCACCGGCGGCGACCCCACCATCGAACACGTCGAGGACGCCTGGCGGATGTAG
- a CDS encoding GNAT family protein, whose translation MPTSLLCPAYRVVTSRVVLRCWEPADTAALHRVIAENLEHLRPWVSWIEDEPRSMEERLCIVRSMRAAFDADESWSYAVIDADDGELAGGFLLRRIETGNGGDLGGWVAAARGRRGYQSEAAAAMSRVCLEVMRMERVQAVTAVDNERSIALMRKLGFTQQATDGERQKHELLWSISADEWTTSYAAELAADARAYDAIGTRLF comes from the coding sequence ATGCCCACTTCACTGCTCTGCCCGGCCTACCGCGTGGTCACCTCGCGCGTGGTGCTGCGCTGCTGGGAGCCCGCCGACACCGCCGCGCTGCACCGGGTGATCGCCGAGAACCTGGAGCACCTGCGCCCGTGGGTCTCCTGGATCGAAGACGAGCCCAGGTCGATGGAGGAGCGCCTGTGCATCGTGCGCTCGATGCGCGCCGCCTTCGACGCCGACGAATCGTGGTCGTACGCCGTGATCGACGCCGACGACGGCGAGCTCGCGGGGGGGTTCCTCCTGCGGCGGATCGAGACCGGCAACGGCGGCGACCTGGGGGGATGGGTGGCCGCGGCGCGGGGGCGGCGGGGCTACCAGTCCGAAGCGGCCGCCGCGATGTCGCGCGTGTGCCTGGAGGTGATGAGGATGGAGCGCGTGCAGGCCGTGACCGCGGTCGACAACGAGCGCAGCATCGCGCTGATGCGCAAGCTCGGCTTCACGCAACAGGCTACGGACGGCGAGCGGCAGAAGCACGAGCTGCTCTGGAGCATCTCGGCCGACGAGTGGACGACCTCGTACGCCGCCGAGCTCGCGGCGGATGCGAGAGCGTATGATGCGATCGGGACTCGGCTGTTCTGA